A window from Vicia villosa cultivar HV-30 ecotype Madison, WI unplaced genomic scaffold, Vvil1.0 ctg.000493F_1_1, whole genome shotgun sequence encodes these proteins:
- the LOC131628900 gene encoding uncharacterized protein LOC131628900, with protein sequence MYRTFHFSLYRSFLCTTTILDAIKQTVDPATKVVYNENPDSNFIKSNKFSYAIVIVGEPPYAETFGDSLNLTIAEPGPRTITNVCGYIQCVVVLVTGRPVVIQPYLSKIDVLVAAWLPGTEGQGVADVLYGDFAFTGKLARTWFKTVDQLPMNVGDKHYDPLFPFGFGLTTNLTKY encoded by the exons ATGT ACCGAACATTTCATTTCAGTCTCTATCGTAGCTTCCTTTGTACTACAACCATCCTTGATGCAATAAAACAAACAGTTGATCCTGCAACCAAAGTTGTCTACAATGAAAATCCTGATTCTAATTTTatcaagtcaaacaaattttCCTATGCTATAGTCATTGTGGGAGAGCCACCTTATGCCGAAACATTTGGTGACAGTTTAAATCTAACCATAGCTGAGCCAGGTCCAAGAACCATCACCAATGTATGTGGCTACATTCAGTGTGTAGTTGTTCTTGTCACTGGACGCCCGGTTGTGATTCAGCCATATCTATCAAAAATTGATGTACTTGTAGCTGCATGGCTTCCAGGCACCGAAGGCCAAGGTGTTGCCGACGTTCTGTATGGTGACTTTGCATTCACTGGGAAGCTGGCAAGGACGTGGTTCAAGACAGTTGACCAGCTACCAATGAATGTTGGTGATAAACATTATGATCCTCTATTTCCATTTGGATTTGGGTTGACGACTAACCTTACAAAGTATTAG
- the LOC131628921 gene encoding uncharacterized protein LOC131628921, which yields MLAYFDSVIKGVSIVMISYSSWNGKKMHANRDLVTGFLKNKLRFRGFVISDFQGIDRITSPPHANYSYSVQAGVSAGIDMIMVPFNFPEFIDDLTYQVKNNIIPVSRINDAVARILRVKFTTGLFENPLADLSLANQLGSKVHFLMNII from the exons ATGCTGGCGTATTTTGATTCTGTTATCAAAGGTGTTTCAATAGTTATGATCTCTTACAGTAGCTGGAATGGGAAAAAGATGCACGCTAACCGGGATCTTGTCACTGGTTTCCTCAAGAACAAACTGCGGTTCAGG GGTTTTGTCATATCAGATTTTCAGGGTATTGACCGAATTACATCTCCTCCTCATGCTAACTATTCATACTCTGTTCAAGCAGGTGTTAGTGCTGGAATTGATAtg ATTATGGTTCCCTTTAACTTTCCTGAGTTCATTGATGACCTGACCTATCAAGTAAAGAACAATATTATCCCAGTGAGCAGGATTAATGATGCTGTCGCAAGAATCTTAAGAGTGAAATTTACCACGGGCCTTTTTGAAAATCCACTTGCTGATCTAAGCCTCGCAAACCAATTGGGTAGCAAGGTACATTTTCTTATGAATATCATTTGA